The Podospora pseudopauciseta strain CBS 411.78 chromosome 2 map unlocalized CBS411.78m_2, whole genome shotgun sequence genome has a window encoding:
- a CDS encoding uncharacterized protein (EggNog:ENOG503NYV1; COG:Z) produces MSRRPPRGEYIETDTGNKVARKATLVGTQNIMLGGKTVIQPEVMIRGDLVRSIQSSSSSSSSSGTPNNTAVAIGRYCFLSRASCLRPPGRFYKGAFTYMPLRMGDHVFVGPSSVIQAASIGSHVHIGARVVVGEFAIIKDYVRVLDETVIPPNMVIPSFSIVAGQPARVIGEVPEGGHEAFELRELYKTVGNNPQPPAS; encoded by the exons atGTCGCGCCGTCCGCCGAGAGGAGAATACATTGAGACC GACACGGGCAACAAGGTCGCTCGCAAAGCTACCCTCGTCGGTACCCAAAACATTATGCTCGGTGGAAAGACAGTCATCCAGCCCGAAGTCATGATCCGTGGCGACCTGGTCCGATCGATccaatcctcctccagcagcagcagcagcagcggaaCACCGAACAACACGGCTGTAGCAATTGGCCGCTATTGTTTCCTCAGCCGAGCCTCGTGTTTACGCCCGCCAGGCCGATTCTATAAGGG TGCCTTCACATACATGCCCCTACGGATGGGTGACCACGTCTTTGTCGGGCCCTCGTCTGTTATCCAAGCCGCGTCGATCGGAAGCCACGTACACATCGGAGcgagagtggtggtgggcgagTTTGCCATTATCAAAGATTACGTACGGGTGCTGGACGAAACTGTCATTCCGCCCAACATGGTCATCCCAAGCTTCTCCATTGTGGCAGGACAGCCGGCAAGAGTGATTGGGGAAGTGCCAGAAGGCGGCCACGAGGCGTTTGAGCTGAGAGAATTGTACAAAACAGTTGGCAACAACCCACAGCCGCCCGCGTCCTGA
- a CDS encoding uncharacterized protein (COG:V; EggNog:ENOG503NX58), with the protein MEAVKLSRGEHAGPSEKGVAGFMAMKTLIEQRIWRWVEEKKEQLPFTFNTLLLDNVIWPCLDQKNQGILSTAGRVHWVWRTHTYGFYQMGEMLKEIFPRHVDKVAQVENYGEDHKVGDTAVGKELLSRLSRNGEWRKLKESLADNAKS; encoded by the exons ATGGAGGCTGTCAAACTGTCAAGGGGCGAGCATGCCGGTCCCAGCGAGAAGGGTGTGGCTGGGTTCATGGCCATGAAGACGCTGATCGAGCAAAGGATTTGGCgctgggtggaggagaagaaagagcAGCTGCCTTTCACGTTCAACACCCTGCTGTTGGATAATGTGATCTGGCCGTGCCTGGACCAAAAGAACCAGGGCATCCTGTCgacggcggggagggtgcaTTGGGTCTGGAGAACGCACAC GTACGGCTTTTACCAGATGGGCGAGATGCTGAAGGAGATATTTCCCAGGCACGTCGACAAGGTGGCCCAGGTTGAGAACTATGGTGAAGACCATAAAGTGGGCGACACGGCTGTTGGCAAGGAGCTGCTGAGCAGACTGAGCCGGAATGGCGAATGGCGCAAGCTGAAAGAGAGTCTGGCGGACAACGCAAAGAGCTGA
- a CDS encoding uncharacterized protein (EggNog:ENOG503PCZ4; COG:O), which produces MALKSLLSSLLLAPLALAHPGHKEAVHAHRALPLERRSLDHCSKEFNSPEFIQRTVEINGAEIKRLRRALGYEVDEKPKITPRDYLSVSRIDHKSNKTVTEGMDLSTLFSNYGACMLMPVVDEGPLYVKGEEIRKNITNGERGIKMTLAIQVVDYKTCQTVPNAYVDIWSSNATGIYVGVQGYPGMGDPNDASILKGTTLRGVQPTDSHGVASFDTMFPGHYDGRATHIHAIVWLGATKHANNTLTGGRAAHIGQIYFDQGLITAAERNAPYNTNRMPIQQNTRDFLFQAGANGDDPIVRYSFIGKDVSEGLFAWIRFGINQQTSRPLNPAAYWTANGGVMNPTGPISKLPGGGGGGGGWPGFGGGWGKRFAEKLGRKVEAEAELQEDAE; this is translated from the exons ATGGCCCTCAAGAGTTTGCTTTCCTCCCTGTTGCTGGCCCCTCTGGCCTTGGCCCATCCGGGTCACAAGGAGGCGGTCCACGCCCACCGCGCTCTTCCACTCGAGCGGAGGTCTCTTGACCACTGCAGCAAGGAGTTCAACAGCCCCGAGTTCATTCAGCGAACCGTCGAGATCAATGGTGCCGAGATCAAGAGGTTGAGGCGTGCCTTGGGCTACGAGGTTGACGAGAAGCCCAAGATCACTCCCCGCGACTACCTTTCCGTCTCGAGAATCGACCACAAGAGCAACAAGACGGTCACCGAGGGCATGGACCTTTCCACCCTCTTTTCCAACTATGGGGCTTGCATGCTCATGCCTGTCGTTGACGAGGGACCGTTGT ACGTCAAGGGCGAGGAGATCCGCAAGAACATCACCAACGGCGAGAGGGGTATCAAGATGACGCTTGCCATCCAAGTTGTGGACTACAAGACATGCCAGACCGTCCCCAACGCCTACGTTGACATCTGGAGCTCCAACGCCACC GGTATCTATGTTGGTGTCCAAGGCTACCCCGGCATGGGCGACCCCAACGATGCCTCCATCCTCAAGGGCACAACCCTTCGCGGCGTGCAGCCTACCGACAGCCATGGTGTGGCTTCCTTTGACACCATGTTCCCAGGTCACTATGACGGTCGTGCGACCCATATCCACG CCATCGTCTGGCTCGGAGCCACCAAGCACGCCAACAATACCCTGACTGGCGGTCGCGCTGCCCATATTGGTCAAATTTACTTTGACCAAGGCCTCATCACGGCCGCTGAGAGGAACGCGCCCTACAACACTAACCGCATGCCCATCCAGCAGAACACGCGCGACTTTTTGTTCCAGGCCGGCGCCAACGGTGACGACCCGATCGTCCGCTACTCCTTCATTGGCAAGGACGTCTCCGAGGGTCTCTTTGCCTGGATCCGCTTCGGTATCAACCAGCAGACCAGCCGCCCGCTCAACCCTGCTGCTTACTGGACTGCGAACGGTGGTGTCATGAACCCCACTGGTCCCATCTCCAAGCTtcccggcggtggtggcggcggcggtggctgGCCCGGTTTCGGTGGCGGTTGGGGCAAGCGCTTCGCTGAGAAGCTTGGTCGCAAGGTCGAGGCTGAGGCTGAGCTCCAAGAGGATGCTGAGTAA
- a CDS encoding uncharacterized protein (EggNog:ENOG503P4U5; COG:O; MEROPS:MER0011122) codes for MRFSLALAAAGLAQTAFAAPQPSRGFGCGAPEPSEELLQVSQQFAVEEAQALAESYRSGNLTARDVTAQAISVKVYIHVVAASTALSGGYLTDTMINNQFSVLQSAFAPYGISFTLAGTDKTVNANWADDSKGYEMTMKRALRKGTYKDLNLYFLQKMGGNLGYCYFPTTASPGSTAYIRDGCTILYSTTPGGSSTNYNLGHTATHEVGHWFGLYHTFQGGCTGAGDSVSDTPAQASASSGCPVGRDSCPSQAGVDPIHNYMDYSIDSCYEEFTPGQQTRINSFWTSYRQNAS; via the exons ATGCGtttctctctcgctctcgccGCGGCCGGTTTGGCCCAGACTGCCTTTGCGGCTCCTCAACCTTCCCGCGGTTTCGGCTGCGGTGCCCCTGAGCCTTCCGAGGAGCTCCTCCAGGTTTCCCAGCAGTTCGCTGTTGAGGAAGCTCAGGCCCTCGCCGAGTCTTACCGCTCCGGGAACCTCACTGCCCGTGATGTTACCGCCCAGGCCATCTCCGTCAAGGTCTATATCCACGTCGTGGCTGCTTCTACTGCCCTCAGCGGTGGTTACCTCACC GACACCATGATCAACAACCAGTTCAGCGTTCTCCAGTCGGCTTTTGCCCCCTATGGCATCTCTTTCACCCTCGCCGGCACTGACAAGACCGTCAACGCCAACTGGGCTGATGACTCCAAGGGTTACGAGATGACCATGAAGCGCGCTCTCCGCAAGGGCACCTACAAGGACCTCAACCTCTACTTCCTCCAGAAGATGGGTGGTAACTTGGGATACTGCTACTTCCCCACCACTGCCTCGCCCGGCTCCACCGCCTACATCCGCGACGGCTGCACCATCCTCTATAGCACCACCCCAGGCGGCAGCTCCACCAACTACAACCTCGGCCACACCGCCACCCACGAGGTTGGTCACTGGTTCGGTCTCTACCATACCTTCCAGGGCGGCTGCACCGGTGCCGGTGACTCCGTCTCCGACACCCCCGCCCAGGCCTCCGCTTCTTCCGGCTGCCCTGTCGGCCGTGACTCCTGCCCCAGCCAGGCCGGTGTTGACCCCATCCACAACTACATGGACTACTCCATCGACTCTTGCTACGAGGAGTTCACCCCCGGCCAGCAGACCAGAATCAACAGCTTCTGGACCAGCTACCGCCAGAACGCTTCCTAA
- a CDS encoding uncharacterized protein (EggNog:ENOG503NUYQ; COG:U) — MVGASSGSDHNLIHRMAVDDPIPWYRKPNLRTMYLLLFPCVIGIEMTSGFDSQIINAAQLLPAWKAYFGNPTGAYNGILASALPLGSVIGLPFIPIVNDTFGRRWCIMFGSVIMIIGTIIQGFAFNGPMYILARGIIGFGLPYAIVAGSCLIGELGYPKERPILTSLFNACYFIGAIVAAGCTFGTQQINNDWSWRIPSLLQMAPSLLQVAFVFFLPESPRYLMSKDRFEEAEAVLIKYHAEGNPDSEFVKAEIAEIRTTLEIELEHSKRSWMDLVATPGMRRRVIIGSLLGLFTQLSGNVVISYFLGDVLKLIGYTDPSFQAKYNLGNQCWSLICGVSAALVVMRFRRRTMYLTGIISILAVYVAWTACTAIFIDTKSDVAAKMSLFWIYAYSPAYNLCFNALTYTYLIEIFPYANRARGISIFQFWGKAAQFFGTNVNPIGKSLLRPIKHGRD, encoded by the exons atgGTCGGCGCCAGCAGTGGAAGTGaccacaacctcatccaTCGCATGGCGGTGGATGACCCCATTCCATGGTACAGGAAACCCAATCTGAGAACAATGTACCTGCTACTCTTTCCCTGCGTTATCGGAATCGAGATGACATCGGGGTTCGACTCTCAAATCATCAACGCGGCGCAACTTCTTCCAGCTTGGAAGGCCT ACTTTGGCAACCCCACTGGTGCATACAATGGTATCCTCGCTTCAGCTCTGCCACTGGGATCAGTGATAGGGCTGCCGTTTATCCCTATTGTGAATGATACGTttggaaggaggtggtgcatTATGTTTGGGAGCGTGATCATGATTATCGGGACAATTATCCAGGGATTTGCTTTCAATG GACCTATGTACATACTGGCTCGAGGTATCATCGGATTCGGCCTTCCTTACGCCATCGTTGCTGGCTCCTGTCTCATCGGAGAACTCGGATATCCAAAAGAACGACCCATTCTTACCTCGTTGTTCAACGCTTGCTACTTCATCGGAGCTATCGTTGCCGCGGGGTGTACATTTGGAACGCAACAAATCAACAACGACTGGTCATGGCGGATTCCGAGCTTGTTGCAGATGGCCCCCTCTCTGCTGCAAGTCGCCTTTGTGTTTTTCCTGCCAGAGTCCCCCCGTTACCTCATGTCCAAAGATCGGTTCGAGGAAGCCGAGGCAGTGCTGATTAAGTATCACGCTGAAGGCAATCCAGACTCGGAGTTTGTCAAAGCTGAAATCGCTGAAATTCGCACCACCTTGGAGATTGAACTCGAACACTCGAAACGGTCATGGATGGATCTTGTTGCCACCCCTGGTATGCGTCGCAGGGTTATTATCGGATCGTTGCTCGGCCTCTTCACCCAGCTCTCCGGGAATGTGGTCATCTCGTATTTCTTGGGCGATGTGCTGAAGCTGATCGGGTACACTGATCCCAGCTTCCAGGCCAAATACAACCTGGGAAACCAGTGCTGGTCTTTGATCTGCGGCGTGAGTGCAGcactggtggtgatgagattCCGGCGGCGGACGATGTACTTGACGGGTATCATTTCGATCTTGGCAGTCTATGTGGCTTGGACAGCTTGCACAGCCATCTTCATCGATACCAAGTCTGACGTGGCGGCTAAGATGAGTTTGTTTTGGATTTACGCCTACAGCCCTGCGTACAATCTTTGCTTTAACGCCTTGACTTACA CATATCTGATCGAGATCTTCCCCTACGCAAACCGAGCTCGTggcatctccatcttccagTTCTGGGGTAAGGCCGCTCAGTTCTTCGGAACCAATGTCAACCCGATCGGTAAGTCCTTACTCCGACCAATCAAACATGGGAGAGACTAA